A single genomic interval of Acetobacteraceae bacterium harbors:
- a CDS encoding mitochondrial fission ELM1 family protein — MSVAVISENFAGMRAQAEGLLHRLDVEPCFQTVRLEGMWRHLPTRFCPDPLKAAAPIQLAPETQWLLSVGGRGGAVGAALRRKTGLKLVQVQNPRMGFSQFDLIIANHHDNISGPNVISIRTALHNVTSDRLASARAAWAVRLQRAGRPLLCVMLGGSNGRFRLGHEDGRLIGQSLAQMVRQQNIALAITPSRRTDRQALAALEKELEGLDAHIWRGEGDNPYLGMLASADMIAVTTDSVSMISEALATKAPVQIIPLPGRSRRISAFVQGLTALDRVRPFMPDWHPWGVSPLDDTEIAVEEVRKRLLG, encoded by the coding sequence ATGTCAGTCGCGGTTATAAGTGAAAATTTTGCCGGGATGCGTGCGCAGGCTGAAGGCCTGCTGCACCGGCTGGATGTTGAACCATGTTTCCAAACAGTCCGGCTTGAAGGTATGTGGCGTCACCTGCCAACGCGCTTTTGCCCCGACCCTCTTAAAGCGGCCGCGCCGATCCAACTTGCACCGGAGACGCAATGGCTCCTCAGTGTCGGAGGGCGCGGCGGCGCGGTGGGCGCGGCCCTTCGCCGGAAGACGGGACTGAAACTCGTCCAGGTGCAAAATCCGCGCATGGGCTTCAGTCAGTTTGACCTCATTATCGCCAATCATCACGACAACATTTCAGGGCCCAATGTCATCTCCATCCGCACCGCCCTGCACAATGTCACGTCCGACCGCCTCGCCTCGGCGCGGGCTGCATGGGCGGTACGTTTGCAGCGGGCGGGCCGCCCCCTCCTCTGCGTCATGCTTGGCGGGTCAAACGGGCGCTTCCGTCTCGGGCATGAAGACGGCCGCCTGATCGGCCAAAGCCTGGCACAGATGGTGCGGCAACAGAATATCGCGCTCGCCATCACGCCATCACGCCGCACCGACAGGCAGGCTCTTGCCGCTTTAGAGAAAGAACTTGAGGGTCTTGACGCCCATATCTGGCGTGGCGAGGGCGATAACCCTTATCTCGGCATGTTGGCATCGGCGGATATGATCGCGGTCACGACGGATAGCGTGTCCATGATTTCGGAAGCGTTGGCCACGAAGGCGCCCGTGCAGATCATCCCCCTGCCCGGACGGTCCCGTCGGATTTCGGCTTTTGTGCAAGGCCTGACGGCTTTGGATCGCGTCCGACCCTTTATGCCGGATTGGCACCCCTGGGGCGTTTCCCCGCTTGACGACACGGAAATTGCGGTCGAAGAAGTAAGAAAGCGCCTGCTGGGCTAG
- a CDS encoding amino acid permease has product MPSRRKTLVQIERDFKDQSLKQTLSATQLTLLGVGSTVGAGIYVMTGMAVSQYAGPAVLISFIVAAVACLFTALCYGELAASMPVSGSAYSYAYVSMGERAAWVTGWLLLLEYGISCIAVASGLSGYASSLAGAFHIHVPAWFYTSTLITNVTAEATRIGFDWRINGVGALAVCLITFFLVIGVQETARLNAIVVCIKVGVLLLFIGFGVFAISPHNWVPFMPHNEGGFRYGWGGVFRAASVIFFAYVGFEAVSTAASEARNPRRDVPIGIIGSLAICTIIYLGVAVVLLGIVPYRQLDVADPLAIAVPKMHAPFLTLCVNIGATVGLCSVLLGLLYGQSRILYAMSRDGLISPLFSHVHPRFRTPWTGTIILGICVAVGTATLPIDVISEIVSIGTALAFAMVCFTVIWQRNHAPDAPRPFEVPLGGVVIRGYWLGVTPMLGIALSGVMMVPLVVDVARDALVGNPLPVILLLAYAMLGALIYMVYSRQHSRFHPTTVNAKADGDEA; this is encoded by the coding sequence GGCATTTATGTCATGACCGGCATGGCGGTATCGCAATATGCCGGGCCTGCTGTGCTGATCTCCTTCATCGTCGCGGCCGTGGCGTGCCTCTTCACTGCGCTTTGTTATGGTGAGTTGGCGGCGAGTATGCCGGTTTCCGGCTCCGCCTATTCCTACGCCTATGTCTCAATGGGGGAACGTGCGGCCTGGGTCACGGGCTGGCTGCTGCTGCTTGAATATGGCATCTCCTGTATCGCCGTGGCGTCGGGTCTGTCCGGATATGCGTCCAGCCTAGCCGGGGCCTTCCACATTCATGTGCCTGCATGGTTCTACACCTCCACCCTCATTACAAATGTCACCGCGGAGGCGACGCGCATTGGTTTTGACTGGCGTATCAATGGCGTTGGCGCGCTCGCTGTGTGCCTTATCACTTTCTTCCTCGTCATCGGGGTGCAGGAGACAGCGCGGCTCAACGCCATTGTGGTGTGCATAAAAGTGGGCGTGCTCCTGCTGTTTATCGGGTTTGGCGTGTTCGCCATCTCGCCGCATAACTGGGTGCCGTTCATGCCGCATAATGAAGGCGGATTTCGCTATGGCTGGGGGGGTGTGTTCCGCGCGGCGTCGGTGATCTTTTTTGCTTATGTCGGGTTTGAGGCCGTTTCAACCGCGGCGAGCGAAGCGCGGAATCCGCGGCGCGATGTGCCTATCGGCATTATTGGCAGCCTCGCAATCTGCACCATCATCTATCTGGGTGTGGCGGTGGTTCTGCTCGGTATCGTGCCCTATCGTCAACTCGATGTGGCAGACCCGCTCGCTATTGCCGTCCCGAAGATGCACGCGCCCTTTCTGACTTTATGCGTCAATATTGGCGCCACGGTGGGGCTGTGTTCCGTCCTGCTTGGCCTGCTTTACGGGCAGTCGCGCATTCTCTATGCCATGAGCCGGGACGGGCTGATTTCGCCGTTATTCTCGCATGTTCACCCGCGTTTCCGCACACCTTGGACAGGCACGATCATCCTGGGGATATGCGTCGCCGTCGGCACGGCCACATTGCCGATTGACGTCATCAGTGAAATCGTGAGTATCGGCACGGCTCTGGCCTTCGCCATGGTGTGCTTTACGGTCATCTGGCAACGCAATCACGCGCCGGACGCACCGCGCCCGTTTGAAGTGCCGCTCGGAGGGGTGGTGATACGCGGTTATTGGCTGGGCGTGACACCCATGCTCGGGATCGCGCTGTCCGGCGTGATGATGGTCCCGCTGGTGGTGGATGTTGCGAGGGACGCGCTTGTCGGTAATCCGCTTCCCGTTATTCTGCTTCTCGCTTATGCCATGCTCGGCGCTTTGATCTACATGGTTTATTCCCGCCAGCATTCCCGTTTCCATCCCACGACAGTGAATGCCAAAGCAGACGGAGATGAGGCGTAG